One window of Myxococcus xanthus genomic DNA carries:
- a CDS encoding ornithine cyclodeaminase family protein, whose translation MPTLILSAKDLRSLYTVELGLTAVERAFRAHGLGESLMPPKVYLSLPSYDGDFRAMPAFLDGAAGVKWVNAHPRNPEKHGLPTVRALYILSDPDTASPLAILDGTLLTAWRTGAAGGVASKFLAKKQPRTLGLVGCGVQARVLIDSHRALFGDNLELLLADTSEAAAKALQAEKGGRIVSTQEACGADIVCTATPARIPVVKREWFQPGVHINAMGADAPGKQELDARLLTEGRVFIDDTEQALHSGEVNVPRHDGLLRPEQIAGTLGEVVSGKKPGRTRATEITVFDSTGLALQDVALARALYDAALARGLGQSFDIIGNG comes from the coding sequence ATGCCCACCCTCATCCTCAGCGCGAAGGACCTCCGCAGCCTGTACACCGTCGAGCTCGGCCTCACCGCCGTCGAGCGGGCCTTCCGTGCCCACGGCCTCGGCGAGTCGCTGATGCCGCCCAAGGTGTACCTGTCCCTGCCCTCCTACGACGGCGACTTCCGCGCCATGCCCGCGTTCCTCGACGGCGCCGCTGGCGTGAAGTGGGTCAACGCCCATCCGCGCAACCCGGAGAAGCACGGCCTGCCCACCGTCCGCGCGCTCTACATCCTCAGCGACCCGGACACCGCCTCCCCGCTGGCCATCCTCGACGGCACCCTGCTCACCGCCTGGCGCACCGGCGCCGCGGGCGGCGTGGCCTCCAAGTTCCTCGCGAAGAAGCAGCCGCGCACCCTGGGCCTCGTCGGCTGCGGCGTGCAGGCCCGCGTGCTCATCGACTCGCACCGCGCCCTCTTCGGCGACAACCTGGAGCTCCTGCTCGCCGACACCTCCGAGGCCGCCGCCAAGGCGCTCCAGGCCGAGAAGGGCGGCCGCATCGTCAGCACCCAGGAAGCCTGCGGCGCCGACATCGTCTGCACCGCCACCCCCGCTCGCATCCCCGTGGTGAAGCGCGAGTGGTTCCAGCCCGGAGTCCACATCAACGCCATGGGCGCGGACGCCCCCGGCAAGCAGGAGCTGGATGCGCGCCTGCTCACCGAAGGCCGCGTCTTCATCGACGACACCGAGCAGGCCCTCCACTCCGGCGAGGTCAACGTGCCGCGGCATGACGGCCTCCTCCGCCCCGAGCAAATCGCCGGGACCCTGGGTGAAGTCGTCTCCGGCAAGAAGCCCGGCCGCACCCGCGCGACCGAAATCACCGTTTTCGACTCCACCGGCCTCGCGCTCCAGGACGTGGCCCTCGCTCGCGCCCTCTACGACGCCGCTCTGGCGCGAGGGCTCGGACAGTCCTTCGACATCATCGGAAACGGATGA
- a CDS encoding DUF4326 domain-containing protein, with product MTVTRTTAVHVHDGFDVYVGRAFRAYAKPSPLNPVPGRFGNPFKPGGVRTPGAMLRTYFAPWLGTLPEAEQERIRQEALRRMGPDEDAFDAFRWYLGLRTRHDADHRAAVLMLRGKRLGCWCKPGPCHADILAEWVDAQPD from the coding sequence ATGACCGTGACGCGCACCACGGCGGTCCATGTCCACGACGGCTTCGACGTGTACGTGGGCCGGGCCTTCCGCGCCTATGCGAAGCCGAGCCCGCTCAACCCGGTGCCCGGCCGCTTCGGCAACCCCTTCAAGCCCGGAGGCGTGCGCACTCCAGGCGCCATGCTGCGCACCTACTTCGCGCCGTGGCTGGGGACGCTTCCGGAGGCGGAGCAGGAACGCATCCGCCAGGAAGCCCTGCGCCGCATGGGGCCGGACGAAGACGCCTTCGACGCGTTCCGCTGGTACCTGGGGCTGCGCACCCGGCATGACGCGGACCACCGCGCCGCCGTGCTGATGTTGCGTGGCAAACGCCTGGGCTGCTGGTGCAAGCCCGGCCCCTGCCACGCGGACATCCTGGCGGAGTGGGTGGATGCGCAGCCGGATTAG
- a CDS encoding class I SAM-dependent methyltransferase: MTERPSPPPEQDDDYGMSLPALVVLRISIVFIELFTRLFDVLVLLRRPRLLPPYLGLWLREVRVSPYRLKRSFETTRVLQTSGQIFKELMYGEMPVHTGVWLFWKAGLGRGSRLVDLGAGRGRTLLAARWLGAEARGVELMQHHVDLARKSVEKAGAQLIVGDATRADLQDATHVFTNWTALTPRTRARLVERFRTCRPGTRVITVTRPVEAPGFTVLSKHRLLFTWGLEHVWIHEVRDSVVGDTTN, translated from the coding sequence ATGACGGAGCGCCCCTCTCCCCCGCCCGAGCAGGACGACGACTACGGCATGTCCCTGCCGGCGCTGGTCGTCCTGCGCATCAGCATCGTGTTCATTGAGCTGTTCACCCGGCTCTTCGACGTCCTGGTGCTGCTGCGCAGGCCCCGGCTGCTTCCGCCCTACCTGGGCCTGTGGCTGCGCGAGGTGCGCGTCTCGCCCTACCGCCTGAAGCGCTCGTTCGAAACGACGCGAGTCCTCCAGACGAGCGGGCAGATTTTCAAGGAACTGATGTACGGCGAGATGCCAGTGCACACAGGGGTGTGGCTCTTCTGGAAGGCCGGGCTGGGCCGTGGCTCGCGGCTGGTGGACCTGGGCGCGGGGCGGGGCCGCACGCTGCTGGCCGCGCGCTGGCTGGGCGCGGAGGCTCGCGGCGTGGAGTTGATGCAGCACCACGTGGACCTGGCCCGAAAGTCCGTGGAGAAGGCAGGCGCGCAGCTCATCGTGGGCGACGCGACCCGCGCGGACCTCCAGGATGCCACGCATGTCTTCACCAACTGGACGGCGCTGACGCCGCGGACGCGGGCCCGGCTGGTGGAGCGCTTCCGCACCTGCCGCCCCGGCACGCGCGTCATCACCGTGACTCGGCCGGTGGAGGCCCCGGGCTTCACCGTCCTCTCCAAGCATCGGCTGCTCTTCACCTGGGGCCTGGAGCACGTCTGGATTCACGAGGTCCGCGACAGTGTCGTTGGAGATACAACCAATTGA
- a CDS encoding FG-GAP-like repeat-containing protein: protein MKTSHWLPSRVLSLLLGALLFSGCINPVNEGERPCPCTDGWTCCPDANVCVADASRCEQLRPPKPPEPTAPSAPRQVSAMTDPGTVTLSWFEPAQNGGSAITGYDVGVEPLEDGIQVQVEGTTARVTGLRAGGTYRFTITARNAVGVSPVARVDSVNLPDVPTAPVALGVERGDRQVRVTWNAPASDGGRSVLHYVVTAHPSGASVATDSPVRTTTVSGLTNGVASTFTVHAVNAVGAGPASAESTAVVPAAQPGTPVSVAASPGVREVSVSWQPPEDTGGLPVSGYVVTASPGGTTHQVEGLASEATFTNLQDDTEYTFTVSARNDVGQGPDSSTASARTHAPPGAPASVQAEPGVRSLTVAWAPPVSDGRSRLTGYTVMAQPSGVRIEVSADQHGAVLEDVPSTKAQTISVVARNAVGDSPAATAGEPVKSQPTPVEVTRLDTPSAVRGCQPVTYTLRQVDGERADVLVEFDATGSGAFTRATQAADSYYERASGLVSLSTSTQGTEHTFRWNRPTDLPGTAPEARLRITATVPGTASATRTHTVALTAPERRCEVNLDTGPVQRVTQEVAGMSHGLALGDFNQDGKLDLAARHDNSPGVTFLRGIGNGAFEAENTPHLSVTAEHLVSADLDRDGVLDLIAAEANYCRCVSFLRGQGNGAFEQPVINYVLDAVSHSSTYDITPPAVLDIDGDGAPEVVVSQRDSLLVLRHTGGGRLAVAFREPFAPRGSVVTGDFDQDGLVDLMVVGPSLHGFYGRGLLTFTKEFLGTLDGPVPHAVTTDFNGDGHLDIVALVVGNRESSIHLLTGDGHGRFTAPVRLHQHTWHSFGNRSHLIAGDLDGNGTQDLAYVHADSDTLTLLQGRGDGTFESRTLATGMNPSYLVAADFNGSGKTDLAVLSGMHNTVHVIWDLELPTRPDIGWLFATGDFDGDGHTDVASLVDGGVQAHLTRTGGGFEHRGPAPVPPGIWKLLADRFDSGPTMDLLAMSATSTPPNRSLVLLRGNGDGTFAAAEELSLEGVTSGALSSLVAAGDIDGDGDLDLAVATRREDGGFSTYDVHLLHNQGEGHFVAAGVLTTYSTLSQLALKDLNRDGRADLVVLRRTYPSFELVMFEGRANGTMVKVREYTPLISTCAPSGLMFADLNLDEHMDMAVTCAGSAAGGVVPMFGSSNFVFYDRQFLRTGGSAAGLTASDLDGDGLPELLVSTPELRAVCVLPSQWHSDWGSARCFGTLYAPHDVVLLDVDHDGVPEVLTGGGFLSSGTTLMRIR from the coding sequence ATGAAGACATCGCATTGGCTTCCGTCCCGCGTCCTGAGCCTGTTGCTCGGCGCACTGCTGTTCTCCGGCTGCATCAACCCTGTGAATGAGGGTGAGCGGCCCTGCCCCTGCACCGACGGCTGGACGTGCTGCCCCGACGCCAACGTCTGCGTGGCGGATGCCTCCCGGTGCGAACAACTCCGGCCGCCCAAACCGCCCGAGCCCACCGCCCCGTCCGCACCGCGCCAGGTGTCCGCGATGACGGACCCAGGCACGGTGACGCTCTCCTGGTTCGAGCCTGCGCAGAACGGCGGCAGCGCGATTACCGGCTACGACGTGGGCGTCGAACCTCTCGAGGACGGCATCCAGGTGCAGGTGGAGGGCACCACCGCGCGCGTCACCGGCCTGCGCGCCGGAGGCACCTACCGCTTCACCATCACCGCGCGCAACGCCGTGGGCGTGAGTCCCGTGGCGCGCGTGGACTCCGTGAACCTGCCGGATGTGCCCACCGCGCCGGTGGCGCTCGGGGTGGAGCGAGGCGACCGGCAGGTGCGTGTCACATGGAACGCCCCCGCGTCCGACGGTGGGCGCTCCGTTCTTCACTACGTGGTAACGGCCCACCCGAGCGGCGCGAGTGTCGCGACAGACAGCCCCGTGCGGACAACCACCGTGAGCGGGCTGACCAACGGCGTGGCCTCCACCTTCACCGTGCACGCGGTGAACGCCGTGGGCGCGGGCCCCGCGTCCGCCGAGTCCACCGCCGTGGTGCCCGCCGCCCAGCCCGGCACGCCCGTGTCCGTGGCCGCCTCGCCCGGTGTGCGCGAGGTGTCCGTCTCCTGGCAGCCGCCCGAGGACACCGGCGGTCTGCCTGTCTCCGGCTACGTGGTGACGGCCTCGCCCGGTGGCACCACGCACCAGGTGGAGGGCCTGGCCAGCGAAGCCACCTTCACGAACCTCCAGGACGACACCGAGTACACCTTCACCGTGTCCGCGCGAAACGACGTGGGCCAGGGACCTGACAGCAGCACGGCCTCCGCGCGAACGCATGCACCGCCGGGCGCGCCCGCCTCCGTCCAGGCCGAACCGGGAGTGCGCTCGCTCACCGTAGCGTGGGCGCCCCCCGTGTCCGACGGACGCTCACGCCTCACCGGCTACACCGTCATGGCTCAGCCGTCGGGCGTGCGCATCGAGGTGAGCGCGGACCAGCACGGCGCCGTGTTGGAGGACGTGCCCAGCACGAAGGCACAGACAATCTCGGTGGTGGCTCGCAACGCCGTAGGTGACAGCCCCGCGGCCACGGCGGGTGAGCCCGTGAAGTCGCAGCCCACGCCCGTGGAGGTCACCCGACTCGACACGCCGTCGGCGGTCCGTGGCTGCCAGCCGGTGACCTACACGCTGCGGCAGGTGGACGGGGAACGCGCGGACGTCCTGGTGGAGTTCGATGCCACGGGCAGTGGCGCCTTCACCCGCGCGACCCAAGCGGCGGACTCCTATTACGAACGCGCGTCCGGCCTGGTCTCGCTTTCGACCTCCACGCAGGGCACCGAACACACCTTCCGCTGGAACCGTCCCACGGACCTGCCAGGTACCGCGCCCGAGGCACGGCTCCGCATCACCGCCACCGTCCCTGGCACCGCCTCCGCGACGCGCACGCACACCGTGGCGCTGACCGCACCGGAGAGGCGCTGCGAGGTGAATCTGGACACGGGCCCCGTGCAGCGGGTGACCCAGGAAGTCGCGGGCATGTCCCATGGACTGGCGCTTGGCGACTTCAATCAAGACGGGAAGCTGGACCTCGCCGCCCGCCACGACAACAGCCCCGGGGTCACCTTCCTCCGCGGAATCGGCAACGGCGCGTTCGAGGCGGAGAACACCCCCCACCTCTCCGTGACGGCCGAGCACCTGGTCTCCGCGGACCTGGACCGGGACGGCGTGCTGGACCTGATTGCGGCGGAAGCCAACTACTGCCGATGCGTCTCCTTCTTGCGCGGGCAAGGAAACGGCGCGTTCGAGCAACCTGTCATCAACTACGTGCTGGACGCAGTCAGCCACTCCTCGACCTATGACATCACGCCTCCCGCCGTGCTGGACATAGACGGTGACGGCGCGCCTGAAGTCGTGGTGTCCCAGCGGGACAGCTTGCTCGTTCTTCGCCACACCGGCGGAGGCCGGCTGGCCGTGGCCTTTCGGGAGCCGTTCGCGCCCAGGGGCTCCGTTGTCACGGGGGACTTCGACCAGGATGGGCTGGTGGACCTGATGGTGGTGGGCCCCTCCCTCCATGGCTTCTATGGCAGAGGGCTCCTCACCTTCACCAAGGAGTTCCTGGGCACGCTTGACGGCCCCGTGCCCCATGCGGTGACCACGGACTTCAACGGTGATGGCCACCTCGACATCGTGGCCCTCGTGGTGGGGAACCGGGAGTCCTCCATCCACCTGCTGACAGGTGACGGCCACGGCCGCTTCACGGCGCCCGTGCGTCTGCACCAGCACACGTGGCACAGCTTCGGAAACCGGAGCCACCTCATCGCGGGGGACTTGGACGGGAATGGCACGCAGGACCTGGCCTATGTGCACGCGGACAGCGACACCCTCACCCTCCTCCAAGGAAGAGGAGATGGAACCTTCGAATCCAGGACGCTCGCCACGGGGATGAACCCCTCGTATCTGGTGGCGGCGGACTTCAACGGCAGCGGCAAGACGGACCTGGCGGTGCTCTCCGGCATGCACAACACCGTCCATGTCATCTGGGACCTGGAACTGCCCACGCGTCCGGACATCGGCTGGCTCTTCGCAACGGGGGACTTTGATGGCGATGGCCACACCGATGTGGCTTCACTCGTCGACGGCGGCGTCCAGGCCCACCTCACCCGAACGGGCGGTGGATTCGAGCACCGGGGCCCAGCTCCGGTTCCCCCGGGCATATGGAAGCTGCTGGCGGACCGCTTCGACTCCGGCCCGACAATGGACCTGCTCGCGATGAGTGCCACGAGCACGCCACCCAACCGCTCGCTGGTGCTGCTGCGCGGCAACGGGGACGGGACCTTCGCCGCGGCGGAGGAGCTTTCGCTAGAGGGAGTGACTTCGGGCGCCCTTTCGAGCCTGGTGGCCGCTGGCGATATCGATGGAGACGGGGACCTTGACCTGGCCGTGGCCACCAGGCGCGAAGATGGCGGGTTCTCCACCTATGACGTGCATCTCCTTCACAACCAGGGCGAGGGGCACTTCGTGGCTGCGGGCGTGCTCACCACCTACTCCACGTTGAGCCAGCTCGCATTGAAGGACCTGAACCGGGATGGGAGGGCGGACCTGGTCGTGCTGCGGAGAACCTACCCAAGCTTCGAGCTGGTCATGTTCGAGGGACGGGCGAACGGCACGATGGTCAAGGTACGAGAGTACACGCCATTGATCTCCACCTGCGCTCCCTCAGGACTGATGTTCGCGGACTTGAACCTCGATGAGCACATGGACATGGCCGTGACGTGCGCGGGGTCCGCCGCGGGCGGAGTGGTCCCGATGTTCGGCTCCAGCAACTTCGTGTTCTACGACCGCCAGTTCCTTCGAACGGGCGGCAGCGCGGCAGGGCTCACCGCGAGCGACCTGGATGGGGACGGTCTTCCCGAGCTCCTGGTCTCGACACCGGAACTCCGGGCCGTCTGTGTCCTGCCCTCGCAGTGGCACAGCGACTGGGGTTCCGCGCGTTGCTTCGGAACCCTGTACGCACCGCACGATGTGGTCCTGCTGGACGTCGACCACGATGGCGTCCCCGAGGTGCTCACCGGAGGAGGCTTCCTCAGCTCCGGCACCACGTTGATGCGCATCCGCTGA
- a CDS encoding RNA polymerase sigma factor encodes MSDDTSAETGPWLARFHAGDARVLNACYRDHFDTVYRAAVRVLPAVDAETVVHDVFLRLVSDEAARRSFQGGSLAGWLHTLSHNLAVDRVRRQRRESDALAQLAVESSASEEPTPPEPGLDASFLLERFRQESLPPKWAPVFEARFVLQLSQREAAAALRMRRTTLAYQELRVRQLLKKFLLTPEAR; translated from the coding sequence TTGAGCGACGACACCTCGGCGGAGACAGGCCCGTGGCTTGCCCGGTTCCACGCCGGAGACGCCCGCGTCCTCAACGCCTGCTACCGCGACCACTTCGACACGGTGTACCGCGCCGCCGTCCGCGTCCTCCCGGCTGTGGACGCGGAGACCGTGGTCCACGACGTCTTCCTCCGGCTCGTGTCCGACGAGGCCGCGCGCCGCTCCTTCCAGGGCGGCTCCCTGGCAGGCTGGCTGCACACGCTCTCCCACAACCTCGCCGTGGACCGGGTGCGCCGTCAGCGGCGTGAGTCGGACGCCCTGGCCCAGCTCGCCGTGGAGTCCTCCGCCTCCGAAGAGCCCACACCACCCGAGCCCGGGCTTGACGCCAGCTTCCTCCTGGAGCGCTTCCGCCAGGAAAGCCTGCCGCCCAAATGGGCCCCCGTCTTCGAGGCTCGCTTCGTGCTCCAGCTCAGCCAGCGCGAGGCCGCCGCCGCCCTGCGCATGCGCCGCACAACCCTCGCCTACCAGGAGCTGCGCGTCCGCCAACTCCTCAAGAAGTTCCTCCTCACTCCGGAGGCCCGATGA
- a CDS encoding AHH domain-containing protein — protein sequence MRLSWMLLLLLIGPACSTVRVVRLDTGDVAPIVHTPRDAEGASSVELDDEVFEAAVVSLARDVRPSLHPLRDARHRFGVPDRSGVYVYERRGQRLIPVEERADGPRLLMAYADERLTRDYGQWCAQKRQPGDCLRLLDEGPLLASDGKYTLAMAIAMDSVWDETAEALRDMADPQAWMATVTASVSMYLLLWALPEPVSKGVAALVTATAIAYLGVDTVWLLLDGWIALVRQVDRATTFAQLSEAGEAYGEVLGENAARIFVMLATAAIGNTAGLAAKAPRLPGSSQAALNVEVQAGYRYAALGRVESVAMTADGFTVALAPHAVAMAAGGSSGAGRIQKHHIATNKNDVSAARGGPWTPEFRRIFKRAGMELKDPENIVQIQGHQGPHPQAYHELVFRRLNSATARCRSVEECRKVLTKALQQLAREAATQGTEINKLLTHGHPR from the coding sequence ATGCGGCTGTCTTGGATGCTCTTGTTGCTGCTCATCGGGCCTGCGTGCTCGACGGTGCGTGTGGTCCGTCTGGACACGGGAGACGTGGCGCCCATCGTACACACACCACGTGATGCGGAAGGCGCCAGTTCCGTGGAACTTGACGATGAGGTGTTCGAGGCCGCCGTGGTGTCATTGGCCCGGGACGTGCGGCCCTCCCTGCATCCACTGCGCGATGCGCGACACCGCTTCGGTGTGCCGGACAGGAGCGGCGTCTATGTGTACGAACGCCGAGGCCAACGGCTGATTCCCGTGGAGGAGCGCGCGGATGGTCCGCGCCTGTTGATGGCTTATGCGGACGAGAGACTGACGCGCGACTACGGTCAATGGTGCGCGCAAAAGCGGCAGCCGGGTGACTGCCTTCGACTGCTGGATGAAGGCCCTCTGCTGGCCAGCGATGGGAAGTACACACTGGCGATGGCCATCGCCATGGACTCGGTCTGGGATGAGACGGCCGAGGCACTGCGCGACATGGCGGATCCGCAGGCCTGGATGGCGACGGTGACGGCGTCCGTCAGCATGTACTTGCTGCTGTGGGCCTTGCCAGAGCCGGTGAGCAAGGGTGTTGCTGCTCTCGTGACGGCGACCGCGATTGCCTACCTGGGCGTGGACACGGTGTGGCTCTTGCTGGATGGGTGGATTGCGCTGGTGCGCCAGGTGGACCGTGCCACGACCTTCGCGCAGCTCAGCGAGGCGGGTGAGGCTTACGGCGAGGTGCTCGGGGAGAACGCCGCGCGCATCTTTGTCATGCTGGCCACGGCGGCCATCGGGAACACGGCGGGGCTGGCGGCGAAGGCGCCCAGGCTACCGGGCTCCTCACAGGCGGCGCTGAACGTCGAGGTGCAGGCGGGCTACCGGTACGCGGCGCTCGGGCGCGTGGAATCTGTGGCGATGACGGCCGATGGTTTCACCGTCGCGCTGGCACCGCATGCCGTGGCGATGGCGGCCGGTGGCTCTAGCGGTGCGGGCCGCATACAGAAGCACCACATCGCCACGAACAAGAACGACGTCTCCGCTGCGCGTGGTGGGCCGTGGACGCCGGAGTTCAGGAGAATCTTCAAGCGTGCCGGGATGGAGCTGAAGGACCCGGAGAACATCGTCCAGATTCAAGGCCACCAAGGTCCGCATCCCCAGGCGTACCACGAACTGGTCTTCAGGCGATTGAACAGCGCGACCGCGCGTTGCCGCAGCGTAGAAGAGTGCCGCAAGGTCCTGACCAAGGCGCTGCAACAACTGGCCAGGGAAGCCGCCACCCAGGGAACGGAGATCAACAAGCTCCTGACCCATGGGCACCCGCGCTAG
- a CDS encoding imm11 family protein: MAPRYFDLSEDIQSGNWDLGDPRDAQGNEVEDPWMFRAGQPVQVQGRLTIPVDATGRRLDFSTAGIGVTPVVHVSVASLFAQLAPDDVQLIPVDVPGQPDSYLILVATKLIRCIDDEASQVQFWKPEDDLPEKVGQYSAVDSMHIDPSKVGDAKVFRTWGWDIALIVSEDLKSALEQSGATGMKFTPV, from the coding sequence ATGGCCCCTCGCTACTTCGACCTCTCCGAGGACATCCAATCCGGGAACTGGGATTTGGGCGACCCTCGCGATGCGCAAGGCAATGAGGTGGAGGACCCCTGGATGTTCCGGGCGGGACAACCTGTTCAGGTCCAGGGGCGCCTGACCATCCCCGTCGACGCGACGGGGAGGCGGTTGGACTTCTCGACCGCGGGCATCGGTGTGACACCGGTGGTTCACGTCAGCGTGGCATCGCTCTTCGCACAGCTGGCGCCCGATGACGTGCAGCTCATTCCCGTGGATGTTCCGGGGCAGCCGGACTCGTACCTCATCCTCGTCGCCACCAAGCTCATCCGCTGCATCGATGATGAGGCGTCCCAGGTGCAGTTCTGGAAGCCCGAGGACGACCTGCCCGAGAAAGTGGGGCAGTACTCCGCGGTGGATTCCATGCACATCGACCCCTCGAAGGTGGGCGACGCCAAGGTGTTCCGCACCTGGGGCTGGGACATCGCGCTCATCGTCTCCGAGGACCTCAAGAGCGCGCTGGAACAGTCCGGCGCCACGGGGATGAAGTTCACCCCCGTGTGA
- the epsA gene encoding exopolysaccharide biosynthesis glycosyltransferase EpsA: protein MSSAATPVPPQTPFTTGRARLNIGQLAIDQLTFEEAVTEIGRLVDSRQGGYVFTANVDHVVLAEDNVQFREAYSRATISVVDGMPIVWASRAMDVPLPERIAGSDLILPLMKLGAGRKWRVFLLGAGPGVAEKVGRIVSEQYGVEVVGWDSPMVRLDGGDAQNDPIVAKIREKDPHLLLVALGSPKQEVWISQVASKLGPTVAIGIGAGLDFIAGTAKRAPVWISRAGFEWLYRLVNEPKRLWRRYILNDSRFATILLREFWQRTGAKKPE, encoded by the coding sequence ATGAGCTCCGCCGCGACGCCCGTACCCCCGCAGACCCCGTTCACCACTGGCCGAGCGCGCCTGAACATCGGCCAGCTCGCCATCGACCAGCTCACCTTCGAGGAGGCGGTGACGGAGATTGGCCGGCTGGTGGACTCGCGCCAGGGCGGCTACGTGTTCACCGCCAACGTGGACCACGTGGTGCTGGCCGAGGACAACGTGCAGTTCCGCGAGGCGTACTCACGCGCCACGATTTCGGTGGTGGATGGCATGCCCATCGTCTGGGCCTCGCGCGCCATGGACGTGCCGCTGCCCGAGCGCATCGCCGGTTCGGACCTCATCCTCCCGCTAATGAAACTGGGGGCGGGGCGCAAGTGGCGCGTGTTCCTGCTGGGCGCGGGCCCCGGCGTGGCGGAGAAGGTGGGCCGCATCGTCAGCGAGCAGTACGGCGTGGAGGTGGTGGGCTGGGATTCGCCCATGGTGCGCCTGGACGGCGGCGACGCGCAGAACGACCCGATTGTCGCGAAGATTCGCGAGAAGGACCCGCACCTGCTCCTGGTGGCGCTGGGCAGCCCGAAGCAGGAGGTGTGGATTTCGCAGGTGGCCTCCAAGCTGGGCCCCACGGTGGCCATTGGCATTGGCGCGGGGTTGGACTTCATCGCCGGGACGGCGAAGCGCGCGCCCGTGTGGATTTCGCGCGCGGGCTTCGAATGGCTGTACCGCCTGGTGAACGAGCCCAAGCGCCTGTGGCGGCGGTACATCCTGAATGACTCCCGCTTCGCCACGATTCTGCTGCGCGAGTTCTGGCAGCGGACGGGTGCGAAGAAGCCGGAGTAG